The genomic region GCTGGAGTTGATCTTTATTTTCTTCCATAATTATTTAATCCTTTAAAAAGGCTTCAATCCTTTTATTAAGTTGTTTTAATTCATATTCATTGTGAACTGACTTAGCTCGCAATTTATTGATGTATAAAATAACATCTTCTGTAAAATTTTGAGATTTCCCAGATTTAACTGCTAGTCTTTTGATAAAGGTAGCATCTAATTTTTGAGTATCTACAAAGTATTTTGAACGTAATCGTTCTAAGAAATAATTGATTTTTTTATCGATAATACTGCTATAATCACCCGTTTGATAATACAAGCTACCTATTGTTTTTGTAAACTCTACAGAACTATTTTTAAGAGGTTCAATTATAGGTATAATGCGTTGACGACGTTTACTGGCAAATATCATATAAATAATAATTCCCAATAATGCGATGTAATAAGCCCATTTTAAAGCTGGTTGTGATAATACAAATCGCATGGGTGATTTAATGACCTTACGACCGGACTTACCATAGTCATCAAAAAAAACTGGGCCATCATTCATATAACTTAAAGCCTCTACTGCATATTGATGTTTACCATCTTTAAGCATATAATAATTAGTGAATGCTATAGGGTTGAGATTATAATAAAAAGCTCCATCTCCTACTTTTACCTCAACAAAATTAACTTGTGGAGTCTCTCTAGTTAATCTTTTATCTTCCTTGTCATCTCCATTAATAATAGGTTTCTCTTCATTCTCATACTTATCATCTTCATCTTCTAAAGTATCCTTTAAATAATCTGCTATGTATCCTTTTGATGGTTCAAAAGCTAATACTTCACCTAGTACCTTTGTGTTTAATGTATCATAGACTTCAAAGAATTTATAATCTGCACCTTTTTCATAGACATAACTTCTATCTTTTAAAGACTTATTAACTAATCTGGTCCTAATGGTATCTCTTCTCGAGTAAGCATAATATGATGCAGAATTAGTTTCTAATCCTAATGTATCTGCCAGTGAGCCATAAGCACCATTACTAGCTATAAAAACTTTATTGCCACGAGCAACAAAGTCCATTAAATAATCACTCTCTACACTATCA from Nonlabens arenilitoris harbors:
- a CDS encoding DUF4350 domain-containing protein; the protein is MIDKRAKMILYILLGVIVMLFFFESSRPRPLNWQKSFTSGDKIPFGAFVLYDQLDEIFKRVDITSIDQVPVDFLLENDSISNANYIFINDYLSFDSVESDYLMDFVARGNKVFIASNGAYGSLADTLGLETNSASYYAYSRRDTIRTRLVNKSLKDRSYVYEKGADYKFFEVYDTLNTKVLGEVLAFEPSKGYIADYLKDTLEDEDDKYENEEKPIINGDDKEDKRLTRETPQVNFVEVKVGDGAFYYNLNPIAFTNYYMLKDGKHQYAVEALSYMNDGPVFFDDYGKSGRKVIKSPMRFVLSQPALKWAYYIALLGIIIYMIFASKRRQRIIPIIEPLKNSSVEFTKTIGSLYYQTGDYSSIIDKKINYFLERLRSKYFVDTQKLDATFIKRLAVKSGKSQNFTEDVILYINKLRAKSVHNEYELKQLNKRIEAFLKD